The Pseudomonadota bacterium genome includes a region encoding these proteins:
- the purF gene encoding amidophosphoribosyltransferase has protein sequence MRECADVVLEQREDRPPEECAVFGIHAPHEDVARLTYFALFALQHRGQESSGIAVSDGHVFDCYKEMGLVSQIYTPEILMRLRGFLAVGHNRYSTTGSSRIDNAQPIMLKSHLGPLALAHNGNLTNFKSLKAELVERGSIFHTSSDSEVIGKLFALADGSDVGEKAVQTLRRLRGSFAVVIGTVDALVGFRDPLGVRPLCIGRIDSERRVEANEVDVERRAADTGDGRPREGWVLASESCALATIGATLVREVEPGEVVVIDRDGLRSIQAVPVTRHALCLFEYIYFARPDSIIAGDAIYNARHRMGERLAIEHPIDADAVIAVPDSGVPSAMGYARGSGIPYTEGLIKNRYIARTFIQPDDTLRKVGIKLKFNPLTHNIAGQRVVIIDDSIVRGNTTRAIVKLMRDEGAREVHVRITSPPMIHPCFYGVDTSTYAELIASQKSVPEICEWIGADSLGYLSLEGLVEATRYARSNLCRACFTGEYPGEGDLAGRPNPRDMRERVVPPSAVDAVAGLPAST, from the coding sequence ATGCGGGAGTGCGCTGACGTCGTTCTCGAGCAACGTGAAGATCGTCCCCCTGAGGAATGCGCCGTGTTCGGCATCCATGCACCGCACGAAGACGTGGCGCGCCTCACCTATTTCGCGCTCTTCGCGTTGCAGCACCGCGGTCAGGAGTCGTCGGGCATCGCGGTGTCTGATGGGCATGTGTTCGATTGCTACAAGGAGATGGGTCTGGTCTCGCAGATCTACACACCCGAGATCTTGATGCGGTTGCGTGGGTTCCTGGCCGTGGGGCACAATCGCTACTCGACCACGGGATCATCGCGCATCGACAATGCCCAGCCCATCATGCTCAAGTCGCACCTGGGGCCGCTGGCCCTGGCTCACAACGGCAACCTCACGAACTTCAAGTCGCTCAAGGCCGAGCTCGTGGAGCGAGGAAGCATCTTCCACACGTCGAGTGACAGCGAGGTCATCGGCAAGCTGTTCGCCCTGGCCGACGGCAGCGATGTGGGGGAGAAGGCCGTGCAGACCCTGCGCCGCCTGCGTGGCTCGTTTGCGGTGGTCATCGGCACGGTCGACGCTCTTGTGGGGTTTCGCGATCCGCTGGGTGTGCGCCCGCTGTGCATCGGTCGCATCGACAGCGAGCGGCGCGTCGAGGCGAACGAGGTCGATGTGGAACGGCGTGCTGCCGACACAGGAGACGGGCGTCCGCGGGAGGGATGGGTGCTGGCGTCGGAATCGTGCGCCCTGGCCACCATCGGCGCCACGCTCGTGCGTGAGGTCGAGCCGGGCGAGGTGGTTGTCATCGATCGCGATGGGCTGCGCTCGATCCAGGCTGTTCCGGTGACGCGGCACGCCCTGTGCCTCTTCGAGTACATCTATTTCGCGCGGCCCGATTCGATCATCGCGGGCGACGCCATCTACAACGCGCGCCATCGCATGGGCGAGCGTCTCGCCATCGAGCATCCGATCGACGCAGACGCCGTCATCGCGGTGCCGGACAGCGGTGTTCCTTCCGCCATGGGCTATGCGCGCGGCAGCGGCATCCCCTACACCGAGGGGCTGATCAAGAACCGCTACATCGCGCGCACCTTCATCCAGCCCGATGACACGTTGCGCAAGGTGGGCATCAAGCTCAAGTTCAACCCGCTCACGCACAACATCGCGGGACAGCGCGTGGTGATCATCGACGATTCCATCGTGCGCGGGAACACCACGCGCGCCATTGTGAAGCTCATGCGCGACGAGGGGGCGCGCGAGGTGCACGTGCGCATCACGTCGCCCCCCATGATTCACCCCTGCTTCTATGGGGTCGATACCAGCACGTATGCCGAGCTCATCGCCAGCCAGAAGTCGGTGCCCGAGATCTGCGAATGGATCGGGGCTGACAGCCTCGGCTACCTGAGCCTCGAGGGACTCGTTGAGGCGACGCGCTACGCACGTAGCAACCTCTGCCGCGCCTGCTTCACCGGGGAGTACCCGGGAGAGGGCGACCTGGCGGGGCGGCCCAACCCGCGCGACATGCGTGAGCGCGTCGTCCCCCCGTCGGCCGTTGACGCGGTCGCCGGGCTGCCCGCGTCCACGTGA
- a CDS encoding glutamine-hydrolyzing GMP synthase: MSERALAPTGAHVTVDEAAPIVGGVLHESILVVDYGSQYNQLIARRVRELGVFSELVSPAISREEALARRPRGIILSGGPDSVYDEGARSLPDWVLDSGLPILGICYGMQLLSHSLGGEVKPGKSREYGFARIRVETNEGSLFQGLEPDESCWMSHGDHVTTLPSGFVPVARTENGIVAAMANADRRIWGLQFHPEVEHTPCGVHLLRNFLDACGCAFDWTPRTFLEESVETLRAELAGRRVLCALSGGVDSTVAAVLLHKAIGDRLLCIFVDNGVLRRDEREQVTAMLTSLGLPVRVVDASARFLESLHGVAEPERKRKIIGEVFMRVFEEQAVEAARELADTVADGEAGTFTHLLQGTLYPDVVESGAGGGTRADLIKSHHNVGGLPADMKFRLVEPFRRLFKDEVRRLGRQMGLPDEFVQRQPFPGPGLAVRVPGPIDAESLETLRGADAIVRHEIEAEGLHRQLWQYFAVLLPVRSVGVMGDKRTFAKVVSVRLVTSQDGMTADVPELPWGVLKRISNRIVNEVRGVNRVLLDITSKPPGTIEWE; encoded by the coding sequence ATGAGCGAGCGGGCCCTGGCGCCGACAGGCGCGCACGTGACGGTTGACGAGGCCGCGCCCATCGTGGGTGGCGTGCTCCACGAGAGCATTCTCGTGGTCGACTACGGCTCGCAGTACAATCAGCTCATCGCGCGGCGCGTGCGTGAGCTGGGGGTCTTCAGCGAGCTGGTGTCGCCCGCCATCAGCCGAGAGGAGGCGCTTGCCCGGCGCCCGCGCGGCATCATTCTCAGCGGCGGGCCCGACAGCGTGTACGACGAGGGGGCTCGCTCTCTGCCTGACTGGGTGCTCGACAGCGGGCTTCCCATTCTCGGCATCTGCTATGGCATGCAGCTGCTCTCTCACTCCCTGGGGGGCGAGGTGAAGCCCGGCAAGAGCCGGGAGTATGGCTTTGCCCGAATCCGTGTGGAGACGAACGAGGGCTCCTTGTTCCAGGGGCTCGAGCCAGACGAGTCGTGCTGGATGTCGCACGGCGATCACGTGACGACGCTGCCCTCCGGCTTTGTGCCCGTGGCGCGCACCGAGAACGGCATCGTTGCGGCGATGGCGAATGCAGATCGCAGGATCTGGGGATTGCAGTTCCATCCGGAGGTCGAGCACACCCCGTGTGGCGTGCATCTCCTGCGCAACTTCCTCGACGCGTGCGGATGCGCATTCGACTGGACCCCTCGCACCTTCCTCGAGGAGTCGGTGGAGACGCTGCGCGCCGAGCTTGCAGGCCGGCGCGTGCTGTGCGCGCTCAGCGGCGGGGTCGATTCCACGGTGGCCGCGGTGCTGCTGCACAAGGCCATCGGCGATCGGCTGCTCTGCATCTTCGTCGACAATGGCGTGCTTCGCAGAGATGAGCGCGAGCAGGTCACCGCCATGCTCACCTCGCTCGGCCTGCCCGTGCGGGTGGTCGATGCCTCGGCGCGTTTCCTCGAATCGCTCCATGGCGTGGCCGAGCCCGAGCGCAAGCGCAAGATCATCGGTGAGGTCTTCATGCGCGTGTTCGAAGAGCAGGCGGTGGAGGCGGCGCGCGAGCTGGCCGATACCGTGGCTGACGGGGAGGCGGGCACGTTCACCCATCTGCTGCAGGGAACTCTCTACCCGGACGTGGTGGAGAGCGGTGCGGGTGGTGGGACCCGCGCCGATCTCATCAAGTCGCATCACAACGTGGGGGGGCTTCCGGCCGACATGAAGTTCCGCCTGGTGGAGCCGTTCCGCAGGCTCTTCAAGGACGAGGTGCGTCGTCTCGGTCGTCAGATGGGCCTGCCGGACGAGTTCGTGCAGCGCCAGCCCTTTCCGGGGCCAGGACTTGCCGTGCGCGTGCCTGGGCCCATCGACGCCGAATCGCTCGAGACCTTGCGGGGGGCTGACGCCATCGTGCGTCACGAGATCGAGGCCGAGGGCCTGCATCGACAGCTGTGGCAGTACTTCGCCGTGCTGCTCCCGGTGCGCTCGGTGGGGGTCATGGGCGACAAGCGCACGTTCGCCAAGGTCGTCTCGGTGCGCCTCGTGACCTCGCAAGATGGCATGACGGCAGATGTGCCTGAGCTGCCCTGGGGGGTGCTCAAGCGCATCAGCAATCGAATCGTGAATGAGGTGCGAGGGGTCAATCGCGTGCTGCTCGACATCACGTCGAAGCCACCTGGCACAATCGAGTGGGAATAA
- the guaB gene encoding IMP dehydrogenase, with translation MQNCTEARDTEVARLLEEKFGREGLTFDDVLLVPEYSEVVPTEVDTRTRVTRELSLAVPILSAAMDTVTESRMAIALAREGGVGIIHRNMPIDAQVQEVDRVKRWESGMILKPLTLPPHEPLSKALELMDRFGVSGIPITQADGRLVGILTNRDMRFAQDAAQPIEELMTRQVVTAPIGTTLEEARSILHKHKIEKLPIVDEQFHLRGLITVKDIQKKAEAPRASKDRHGRLLVGAAVGVSGDTRDRVDALVSADVDLICIDTAHGHSKAVLDTLAWVKERHQVQVIAGNIASAAAAEALIKAGADAVKVGMGPGSICTTRVVSGVGVPQITAVFECALAARKHGVPVIADGGITQSGDITKAIAAGADAVMMGSMFAGTDESPGEVVVVGSERFKEYRGMGSLGAMKQFSRDRYGADASTPSHKLVPEGIEAMVPYKGGLAQILHQLVGGLRAGMGYVGARTIDELHTRRFMRITPAGMRESHTHDVMATKQAPNYQGR, from the coding sequence ATGCAGAACTGCACCGAGGCGCGCGACACCGAGGTTGCGCGCCTGCTCGAGGAGAAGTTTGGCAGGGAGGGCCTCACGTTCGATGACGTGCTGCTCGTCCCGGAGTACTCCGAGGTTGTGCCCACCGAGGTCGACACCCGCACGCGCGTCACGCGGGAGCTGAGCCTGGCGGTACCCATCCTGTCGGCCGCCATGGACACCGTCACCGAATCGCGCATGGCCATCGCCCTGGCCCGTGAGGGCGGGGTGGGCATCATCCACCGCAACATGCCCATCGACGCCCAGGTGCAGGAGGTCGATCGCGTGAAGCGCTGGGAGAGCGGAATGATCCTCAAGCCGCTCACCCTTCCTCCGCACGAACCGCTCTCGAAGGCGCTCGAGCTGATGGATCGATTCGGTGTGAGCGGTATTCCCATCACCCAGGCCGACGGCAGGCTGGTGGGCATTCTCACCAATCGAGACATGCGTTTCGCGCAAGATGCCGCGCAGCCCATCGAAGAGCTCATGACCCGTCAGGTCGTCACCGCGCCCATCGGCACCACCCTCGAGGAGGCGCGCTCGATTCTTCACAAGCACAAGATCGAGAAGCTGCCCATCGTCGATGAGCAGTTCCATCTGCGAGGCCTCATCACGGTCAAGGACATCCAGAAGAAGGCTGAAGCCCCCCGCGCCAGCAAGGATCGTCACGGGCGCCTGCTCGTGGGAGCGGCGGTCGGGGTCAGCGGCGACACCCGGGATCGTGTTGACGCCCTGGTCTCGGCCGATGTCGATCTCATCTGCATCGACACGGCGCACGGTCACTCGAAGGCCGTGCTCGACACCCTGGCCTGGGTGAAGGAGCGCCATCAGGTGCAGGTCATCGCGGGCAACATCGCCAGCGCTGCGGCGGCCGAGGCGCTCATCAAGGCGGGCGCTGACGCGGTGAAGGTGGGCATGGGGCCGGGCTCCATCTGCACCACGCGCGTGGTCAGCGGCGTGGGCGTTCCCCAGATCACCGCCGTCTTCGAGTGCGCCCTGGCGGCGCGCAAGCACGGGGTACCGGTCATCGCCGATGGCGGCATCACCCAGAGCGGTGACATCACGAAGGCCATCGCCGCTGGGGCTGACGCGGTGATGATGGGCAGCATGTTCGCCGGCACCGACGAGTCGCCGGGCGAGGTGGTGGTCGTGGGGAGCGAGCGCTTCAAGGAGTACCGCGGCATGGGCTCGCTCGGCGCCATGAAGCAGTTCTCGCGCGACCGCTACGGAGCCGACGCCAGCACGCCTTCACACAAGCTCGTCCCCGAGGGCATCGAGGCGATGGTGCCCTACAAGGGCGGCCTGGCGCAGATCCTGCATCAGCTCGTGGGCGGTCTGCGGGCGGGCATGGGGTATGTGGGCGCGCGCACCATCGATGAGCTGCACACGCGGCGCTTCATGCGCATCACGCCAGCGGGCATGCGAGAGAGCCACACACACGATGTGATGGCCACCAAGCAGGCCCCGAACTATCAGGGCCGATGA
- the purN gene encoding phosphoribosylglycinamide formyltransferase has product MASGGGSNLEALLEACAHGDVCADIVGVVCNRSQAFALERARRRGISAECLSLGAVRASGGTREDYDERLADMVARHRPDLVVLAGFMHVLSRRFLERFPTDFVVNLHPSLLPDDPEEDEVQIDGRRYRAFRGADALEQALAAGASVTGTTVHLVTPEVDRGRVVARTTVEVHADDTLERLRERVQMAEHGLLPRAVEAVLRERGFDTGSR; this is encoded by the coding sequence ATGGCGAGCGGCGGAGGCTCGAATCTCGAGGCGTTGCTCGAAGCGTGCGCGCATGGAGATGTCTGTGCAGACATTGTGGGCGTGGTCTGCAATCGCTCACAGGCCTTCGCTCTCGAGCGCGCGCGCAGACGTGGCATCAGTGCGGAGTGCCTGAGCCTGGGGGCGGTGCGCGCGTCGGGCGGCACCCGCGAAGACTACGACGAGCGCCTCGCGGACATGGTGGCGCGACATCGTCCGGATCTCGTGGTGCTGGCCGGGTTCATGCACGTGCTCTCCCGTCGCTTTCTCGAGCGCTTCCCGACCGATTTCGTGGTGAACCTCCACCCCTCGCTGCTGCCGGATGACCCGGAAGAGGACGAGGTGCAGATCGATGGACGGCGGTACCGGGCCTTCCGCGGCGCGGATGCCCTTGAGCAGGCGCTGGCGGCCGGCGCTTCGGTCACCGGGACCACCGTGCACCTCGTGACCCCCGAGGTCGACCGCGGGCGGGTCGTGGCGCGCACAACGGTGGAGGTGCACGCTGATGACACCCTCGAGCGCCTTCGCGAGCGGGTGCAGATGGCCGAGCATGGACTTCTCCCGCGAGCGGTCGAGGCGGTGCTTCGCGAACGAGGGTTCGATACGGGCAGCCGTTGA
- the purD gene encoding phosphoribosylamine--glycine ligase — MRVMVVGSGGREHALAWKLRQSPRVDEVVIAPGNGGIAVDPGAGCPMRCVPVVEGDVAALVDVARRERVDFTVVGPEVPIAAGVADAFEAAGLAVFAPSKRCALLESSKVFAKAFLTRNGISTAPFHVSTRFDDAVAVARMMPTPMVLKASGLAAGKGVSVVSSVREAEEVLRRMMVERHFKSAGDEVIIEQYLEGREVSLLAFVDEHSAVVMPLACDHKRLEDADRGPNTGGMGAYTPATWLEPAQRDAIMQKVFHPTIEALRRERLGYRGVLYFGIMVTDAGPWVLEFNVRFGDPETQVIVPALESDLLELLEATAAGRLGEVTPRWTEDALCGVVVAARGYPGAYTSGLSFPALETEGVQVFHSGTALAPEGGLLTRGGRLATVVGRGVDLDAARAQAYRALARHDLTAFHYRRDIGAQASPARKG, encoded by the coding sequence GTGAGGGTCATGGTGGTCGGGTCCGGCGGAAGAGAGCATGCCCTGGCGTGGAAGCTGCGCCAGTCGCCGCGCGTCGATGAGGTGGTGATTGCCCCCGGGAACGGTGGCATTGCCGTCGACCCCGGAGCGGGCTGTCCGATGCGATGCGTCCCGGTGGTCGAGGGCGATGTGGCCGCACTGGTTGACGTGGCGCGCCGAGAGCGGGTCGATTTCACGGTGGTGGGTCCTGAGGTTCCCATCGCCGCGGGTGTGGCCGATGCATTCGAGGCTGCCGGGCTTGCTGTGTTCGCACCGTCGAAGCGCTGCGCCCTGCTCGAGTCGAGCAAGGTGTTCGCCAAGGCGTTCCTCACGCGCAACGGCATCAGCACCGCGCCGTTCCACGTGAGCACGCGTTTCGATGACGCCGTGGCGGTGGCGCGCATGATGCCCACCCCGATGGTGCTCAAGGCGAGCGGTCTCGCCGCGGGGAAGGGGGTCAGCGTTGTCTCGAGCGTGCGCGAGGCCGAAGAGGTGCTGCGCCGCATGATGGTCGAGCGGCACTTCAAGAGCGCGGGCGACGAGGTGATCATCGAGCAGTACCTCGAAGGCCGTGAGGTCTCGCTGCTTGCCTTCGTCGATGAGCACAGTGCCGTGGTGATGCCCCTGGCCTGTGACCACAAGCGGCTCGAAGACGCCGACAGAGGTCCCAACACGGGGGGCATGGGTGCCTACACGCCAGCGACGTGGCTTGAGCCGGCGCAGCGTGACGCAATCATGCAGAAGGTCTTCCACCCCACCATCGAAGCGCTTCGGCGAGAGCGCCTGGGGTATCGCGGTGTTCTCTACTTCGGCATCATGGTCACCGACGCTGGCCCCTGGGTGCTCGAGTTCAACGTGCGCTTCGGCGACCCGGAGACCCAGGTGATCGTGCCCGCGCTCGAGTCAGATCTGCTCGAACTGCTGGAGGCCACCGCGGCTGGACGTCTCGGCGAGGTGACCCCCCGCTGGACCGAGGACGCTCTCTGCGGTGTCGTGGTTGCCGCAAGAGGATATCCGGGCGCCTACACCAGCGGTCTCTCCTTCCCCGCGCTGGAGACGGAAGGGGTGCAGGTGTTCCACTCCGGCACGGCACTTGCGCCGGAGGGCGGCCTGCTGACGCGAGGAGGCCGGCTCGCCACCGTGGTAGGCCGCGGTGTCGATCTCGACGCGGCGCGAGCGCAGGCCTATCGCGCGCTGGCGCGTCACGATCTCACGGCGTTCCACTACCGTCGCGACATCGGCGCCCAGGCGTCGCCCGCAAGGAAGGGCTGA